One part of the Enterococcus sp. DIV1094 genome encodes these proteins:
- a CDS encoding helix-turn-helix domain-containing protein has product MRELQLKFITNTITERWMRILNVIEQQNMFTIVGLSQQLGVSKRTILKDVSELKNYFEESAIFESNTTGYFFKEKNRRLYHEEKEALLQSEIWFEIISDIFYGELVSIEELADRYNYSESTMLRSVAQINEALKEYQLSLSLKPVDLVGKEGNIRKFFFDFFYEGEPTPYTVYPPESIHQMFLAKLGERLGKYKLGTGIMVNAFYYFLYISMIRNQQGHIISIPQSIKEIDISDAEDFLLLSELVPLIEKKYGISMHPDEVIWLFFVIVSKRPIDRVEQEAFFFDQYNQWTEIIEVVESYFRVFGINVENNSVLPIFLKSFFLGRRINNEISPILNKLLSEENRIIQDLYKATYEKNKQFILRNQKKFSFSEDYLSDIVASLTMYTEILFTYYSPKKTVLFLLEGNHLLVQWIQVQASQLLSKQHHVLFVPLHELTEERLNLEHVDLIVTNYRPYMLDYQLHKEYVLINRVPDINDWGNIFSSLNSLFDHMF; this is encoded by the coding sequence TTATTACGAACACAATTACGGAAAGGTGGATGCGTATCCTAAATGTGATCGAACAACAAAATATGTTTACGATCGTTGGACTGTCGCAGCAACTAGGTGTTTCTAAACGTACGATCCTAAAAGATGTCAGTGAACTGAAAAACTATTTTGAGGAGAGTGCGATTTTTGAGTCAAATACCACTGGCTATTTTTTTAAAGAAAAAAATCGACGACTGTATCATGAGGAAAAAGAAGCATTATTACAATCTGAGATTTGGTTTGAGATCATCAGTGACATTTTTTACGGAGAATTAGTATCCATCGAAGAATTAGCTGATCGCTATAATTATTCTGAAAGTACGATGTTACGATCAGTCGCTCAAATCAATGAGGCTCTAAAAGAATATCAGCTTTCACTTAGCTTAAAACCGGTGGATCTTGTGGGAAAAGAAGGCAATATCCGCAAGTTTTTTTTTGATTTTTTTTACGAAGGAGAACCTACCCCTTATACGGTCTATCCCCCGGAAAGTATCCATCAAATGTTTTTGGCTAAGTTAGGGGAGCGTCTTGGCAAGTATAAATTGGGGACAGGAATCATGGTCAATGCTTTTTATTATTTTTTGTATATTTCGATGATCAGAAATCAGCAAGGACATATCATTTCTATTCCCCAGAGTATCAAAGAGATAGACATTTCAGATGCAGAAGATTTTCTCTTACTTTCTGAACTCGTTCCGCTCATCGAAAAAAAATACGGAATTAGCATGCATCCCGATGAAGTGATCTGGCTTTTCTTTGTTATCGTGAGTAAAAGACCCATTGACAGAGTTGAACAAGAGGCTTTTTTTTTCGATCAGTATAACCAATGGACGGAAATTATTGAAGTTGTCGAATCCTATTTCCGAGTATTTGGTATCAATGTGGAGAATAATTCAGTCTTGCCAATCTTCTTAAAGTCGTTTTTTCTAGGCAGAAGAATCAACAATGAAATCAGCCCAATTTTAAATAAGTTACTAAGCGAGGAGAATAGAATCATCCAAGATCTATATAAGGCAACTTATGAAAAAAATAAGCAATTTATCCTCAGGAATCAAAAAAAATTTTCTTTTTCAGAAGATTATTTATCTGACATCGTAGCTAGTTTAACAATGTATACAGAAATTTTATTCACTTATTATTCACCAAAAAAAACAGTGTTATTTCTTTTGGAAGGGAATCACTTACTTGTTCAGTGGATCCAAGTCCAAGCTAGCCAATTGTTGTCAAAGCAGCATCATGTGCTGTTTGTACCTTTGCATGAATTGACCGAAGAACGTTTGAATCTTGAACATGTAGATTTGATTGTGACCAACTATCGTCCTTATATGTTGGACTATCAGTTGCATAAGGAATACGTGCTGATCAATCGAGTTCCTGATATAAATGACTGGGGCAACATTTTTTCAAGTTTGAATTCTTTATTCGATCATATGTTTTAA
- a CDS encoding LPXTG cell wall anchor domain-containing protein — MKFKKRYILSIGMLFIQIYMPLIVYGAEVRSVETEGTVSFTGVYETPGTPDPAPEVGIKPVLPKEITQPPSNVVQVDHIRLPKTSDSRMIAWKILGILIIVVTLSFWSWKHKSKKTKKESRT, encoded by the coding sequence ATGAAATTTAAAAAAAGATACATACTGAGTATAGGTATGTTATTTATTCAAATTTATATGCCGCTGATCGTTTATGGAGCAGAAGTTCGCTCAGTAGAAACAGAAGGAACAGTTAGTTTTACTGGCGTCTATGAAACACCAGGAACACCAGATCCAGCACCAGAAGTTGGGATTAAACCCGTCTTGCCAAAAGAAATCACCCAACCACCGTCAAACGTGGTGCAAGTCGATCATATAAGACTACCAAAAACGAGCGATAGTCGGATGATTGCTTGGAAAATTTTGGGAATACTGATTATTGTAGTTACACTTAGTTTTTGGTCTTGGAAGCACAAAAGTAAGAAAACAAAAAAAGAAAGTAGGACTTAG
- a CDS encoding WxL domain-containing protein: MKFVRLATIAALTSTIFAGGITAFAEETTEETSKEVRNVTTDGTIGFTANGDDELVVVPPEEGPEVDIDPEVPGTTGPLSIMKAVTMNFGSQVISNQNQTYNMIAEKQQKKGTTGEENKVPYVSFAQVQDVRGTNAGWDLQVRMTDFKATTETVNDTLLGAEISLLDPRIQYEGSTPENAPSFNAPFTNTDEVNYLKLMPNASAVSVMTAEKDKGAGVSSVVWGNQADLDKQEADDKIEVVTNNAIQLFVPGSTAKDATQYKSTLTWELSNTPGSNGVGGEDDGQPEENDEA; the protein is encoded by the coding sequence ATGAAATTCGTTAGATTAGCAACTATTGCAGCATTAACATCCACCATTTTTGCCGGAGGCATCACAGCTTTCGCCGAAGAAACCACTGAAGAAACATCAAAAGAAGTACGTAACGTAACAACCGATGGAACGATTGGATTTACAGCAAATGGAGATGATGAACTAGTCGTTGTTCCGCCAGAAGAAGGACCGGAAGTTGACATTGATCCTGAAGTTCCAGGAACAACAGGACCTTTATCGATCATGAAAGCTGTCACGATGAATTTCGGTTCACAAGTCATCTCGAATCAAAATCAAACCTACAACATGATTGCAGAAAAACAACAAAAAAAGGGTACGACTGGTGAAGAAAATAAAGTTCCTTATGTCAGTTTTGCGCAAGTACAAGATGTCCGAGGAACGAATGCTGGTTGGGATCTGCAAGTACGTATGACAGACTTTAAAGCAACGACTGAAACGGTAAATGATACATTGCTCGGTGCAGAGATTTCATTGTTGGATCCAAGAATCCAATATGAAGGAAGTACACCTGAGAATGCGCCGTCATTCAACGCACCATTTACGAATACAGATGAAGTCAATTATTTGAAGTTGATGCCAAACGCTTCTGCTGTTTCAGTGATGACTGCAGAAAAAGATAAAGGTGCAGGTGTTTCTTCAGTCGTTTGGGGAAATCAAGCAGATTTAGATAAACAAGAAGCAGATGATAAGATTGAAGTGGTAACAAATAATGCAATCCAATTGTTTGTTCCTGGTTCTACAGCAAAAGATGCGACACAATACAAATCAACACTTACTTGGGAATTATCCAATACGCCTGGTAGTAATGGAGTAGGCGGAGAAGATGACGGGCAACCAGAAGAAAATGACGAAGCTTAA
- a CDS encoding DUF916 and DUF3324 domain-containing protein, with protein MKKAITYRKNKIQQVGLVVLLLLVNLLVPMSVGAEEGTLNFYVTPEFTENQKEGNERYFQLNLAPDKTEKLTLRLQNANAEAKKIKITPHTAYTNVMGVVEYGQDAEEADPTLQHSLDDLIEQPEIIELGGNETKTVTLDLKMPKEAFEGFLAGGLRIEEVKEDTTEETSDEEGVAIQNEFAYIIGVVVSNNQDAVQPDLDLLDVFADQLNYRNVISANLQNFTPTFVNRLEVEATVQRVGEEDILYQASQEQMQMAPNSNFNFPISLEGDRFRSGEYLLKLKATSGEEEWEWERKFTIDADEARALNQQDVTISSKWNLWLIGAVVLIILLIIMNLYLIFKKKIKVKNA; from the coding sequence ATGAAAAAAGCAATTACATATCGAAAAAATAAAATCCAACAAGTGGGTCTCGTAGTGCTTCTGCTATTGGTTAATTTGTTAGTGCCAATGTCCGTGGGTGCAGAAGAAGGAACATTAAATTTTTATGTGACACCGGAGTTTACAGAAAATCAAAAAGAAGGAAATGAGCGTTACTTCCAGTTGAATCTTGCACCAGATAAGACAGAAAAACTAACATTGAGACTACAAAATGCAAACGCAGAAGCAAAGAAAATCAAGATCACCCCACATACCGCGTATACCAACGTGATGGGTGTAGTGGAATACGGACAAGATGCGGAAGAAGCAGATCCAACACTCCAGCATTCACTGGATGATTTGATCGAGCAACCCGAAATCATCGAGCTTGGTGGTAATGAAACGAAAACTGTGACGCTTGATCTGAAGATGCCAAAAGAAGCCTTCGAAGGCTTCTTAGCGGGTGGCTTACGAATCGAAGAAGTCAAAGAAGACACAACTGAAGAAACAAGCGATGAAGAAGGGGTCGCCATCCAAAACGAATTTGCGTATATCATCGGTGTGGTGGTGAGTAATAACCAAGACGCCGTGCAACCTGATTTAGATTTGTTGGATGTCTTTGCCGATCAACTCAACTATCGCAATGTCATCAGTGCCAATCTCCAAAATTTTACTCCGACATTTGTGAATCGCTTAGAAGTTGAAGCAACGGTGCAAAGAGTTGGCGAAGAGGATATTTTATACCAAGCAAGTCAAGAACAAATGCAAATGGCACCAAACTCCAATTTCAATTTTCCAATTTCCTTAGAAGGTGATCGTTTTCGTAGTGGGGAGTATCTGTTGAAACTAAAAGCCACCTCAGGAGAAGAGGAATGGGAATGGGAACGGAAGTTTACGATCGATGCAGATGAAGCTCGTGCATTGAACCAACAAGATGTCACTATTAGCTCAAAATGGAACTTATGGTTGATAGGTGCTGTGGTACTGATCATTCTTCTAATTATTATGAATCTTTATCTAATTTTCAAGAAAAAAATAAAAGTGAAAAATGCTTAA
- a CDS encoding WxL domain-containing protein: MSISLKRALFTISTTMLFIQVISVPFGMIYAETETSQDRLNHEVNPAKKNTIEKKEIEPIFSFEKSSMSGRTNEPIQISFLADQEVLEVNVVLPEMSKIVEELLPAEISIQSLDKPNNWIIRSERSQSQFSLPVVFSTEGIQEISVEGSTLQITIIDKGDLESLPSTSEEMDENESHIQSHDNYPEESFEETNQLGSVIINYVDINGNQLSKSEAISGKVGEEYATTPKEIPNYYPFEKPDNVNGIIDGGTIVVNYEYVQVNDELVNSDFEEPVITRNVEFLNESDVPGWSTTASDKKIELGLGPAHNISGAASGRQFAELNANEPSMLYQLVNYEPGTILRWYLHHAGRFGIDVMRLRIGAPDNPNSIQELSSGRGLWTLHSGTYRVPEDQLVTYFGFEAVSTSNGVLTTGNLIDNIHFAEQSRLVVTNQVNKEIAQAGEELTYNINIENTGGVPSDRLEIKILGIENLEIIKESIQLDGRNIQSDQIEILKNKLIIKPDVTVDKGKSVDLNFNGRVKSDYVSGEIETKVQIEYWDKGFDDQNYNGESNIAYTKIRTLTPKPVDPLAPENEVDPENLPELPENQGLLSIDFASSFNFGQQNISVKNQTYYAQPQRLLNEEGTVNETQERPNFIQISDRRPDNERSGWQLSVTQNGQFSNQNGHELLGSEIHLLNQELVTAQGGTAPTLQEETVQRIIPNTKRILLQADEESGTGTWIYRFGDAETAGKSVGLYVPKGTNPEAKEYSTTLTWELSSVPGN; this comes from the coding sequence ATGAGCATAAGCTTGAAAAGAGCATTATTTACAATAAGCACTACTATGCTATTCATACAGGTTATCTCTGTGCCATTTGGCATGATTTATGCAGAAACTGAAACTAGTCAAGATAGACTAAACCACGAGGTCAATCCGGCTAAAAAAAACACTATAGAAAAAAAAGAGATAGAACCTATTTTTTCTTTTGAAAAATCAAGCATGTCAGGTAGGACAAATGAACCCATACAAATTTCTTTTTTAGCGGATCAAGAGGTTTTAGAGGTAAATGTAGTTTTACCTGAAATGTCAAAAATAGTTGAAGAATTACTTCCAGCAGAAATTTCAATCCAGTCACTCGATAAACCTAATAATTGGATCATTCGGTCTGAACGCAGTCAATCCCAATTTAGTTTGCCGGTAGTATTTAGCACGGAGGGGATTCAGGAAATTTCAGTAGAGGGTTCAACTCTCCAGATTACTATAATCGACAAAGGCGACTTGGAATCATTGCCTTCAACAAGTGAGGAGATGGATGAAAATGAGTCACACATTCAGAGTCACGATAATTATCCCGAAGAGTCTTTTGAGGAGACGAATCAACTAGGGAGTGTAATTATCAACTATGTAGATATAAATGGAAACCAGTTATCTAAATCAGAAGCTATTTCTGGAAAAGTAGGAGAGGAGTATGCCACTACTCCAAAAGAAATACCTAATTATTATCCATTTGAAAAGCCAGATAACGTTAATGGAATAATTGATGGAGGTACAATAGTTGTTAACTATGAATATGTACAGGTTAATGATGAGTTAGTAAATTCCGATTTTGAAGAACCGGTTATTACAAGAAATGTTGAATTTTTAAATGAATCTGATGTACCCGGCTGGAGTACAACTGCTAGTGATAAAAAAATTGAGCTTGGTCTTGGACCAGCTCATAATATTTCTGGAGCTGCCTCTGGGCGTCAGTTTGCTGAATTAAATGCTAATGAACCATCAATGTTGTATCAACTTGTCAACTATGAACCAGGAACAATTTTACGATGGTATCTGCACCATGCCGGAAGATTCGGTATTGATGTAATGAGACTGCGAATCGGAGCTCCAGATAATCCTAATTCAATTCAAGAACTGTCCTCTGGGAGAGGCTTGTGGACATTACACAGTGGAACTTACAGAGTTCCAGAAGATCAGTTGGTAACATATTTTGGTTTTGAAGCTGTCAGCACGAGTAATGGAGTGTTAACAACAGGAAATTTAATCGATAATATTCATTTTGCAGAGCAATCAAGGTTAGTTGTCACTAATCAAGTCAATAAAGAAATTGCTCAAGCAGGAGAGGAACTGACCTACAATATCAACATTGAAAATACTGGTGGTGTACCTTCGGATAGACTTGAAATAAAAATATTGGGAATTGAGAATCTCGAAATAATCAAAGAAAGCATTCAATTGGATGGAAGGAATATCCAATCTGATCAAATAGAAATTTTAAAAAATAAATTAATAATAAAACCTGATGTTACTGTAGATAAGGGCAAATCAGTTGATCTAAACTTTAATGGAAGAGTTAAAAGTGATTATGTGAGCGGCGAAATTGAAACAAAAGTTCAAATTGAATACTGGGACAAAGGTTTTGATGATCAAAATTACAATGGAGAATCTAATATAGCTTATACTAAAATTAGAACTTTGACACCAAAACCTGTAGACCCGTTGGCTCCTGAAAACGAGGTTGATCCTGAAAACTTACCTGAATTACCTGAAAACCAAGGATTGTTAAGTATTGACTTCGCGTCGTCATTCAATTTTGGACAACAGAACATTTCAGTAAAAAATCAAACCTACTATGCACAACCCCAACGTTTACTGAACGAAGAGGGCACGGTCAACGAAACACAAGAACGACCGAACTTTATCCAAATCAGTGATCGCCGACCGGACAATGAGCGAAGTGGTTGGCAATTATCGGTTACGCAAAATGGACAATTCAGCAATCAAAACGGCCATGAGTTGCTTGGTTCTGAGATCCATTTACTCAATCAAGAACTAGTGACGGCACAAGGTGGAACAGCGCCTACGTTACAAGAAGAAACCGTCCAAAGAATCATACCAAATACTAAAAGAATCTTATTACAAGCAGATGAAGAATCTGGAACAGGAACATGGATCTATCGTTTTGGGGATGCAGAGACAGCAGGTAAAAGTGTTGGTTTGTATGTCCCAAAAGGAACGAATCCAGAAGCCAAAGAATATTCAACGACACTTACTTGGGAATTAAGTAGTGTTCCGGGAAATTGA
- the cls gene encoding cardiolipin synthase, whose protein sequence is MIKNKLQQYKILLILLIFVAVSLIVFLNQIIYAWLIVEIYAFLLCGYLVIFDQREATSKIAWILALLFLPIVGIILYYLIGREPRLRKLPKQQVANERNVQQTVSKILQEHSEIIHAKHDLSNEIFHLSEKYPTKDNQLTLLKEGAEAFTALLQDIKQATHHVHLFYYIVKGDETGEELTAVLIEKARQGIEVRFMYDSVGSIAFPNRLLDALRENGVEVRTYDLLNSPWLSNKANWRNHRKIVVIDGKIAHTGGMNIGNEYSGRGNKFSYWRDTNVRIEGPSVLEVQECFVYDWLFLDEGTETIGHFIKHQAAYFPLKTDTPKGSEIVQVIYGGPYDQERIIKDSFNDLIGKAVDSIKIAMPYFIPDEETLGALRRAARCGIKVQLVIPGKGDRGISFHGTNSFIDDLLSAGVEVFIYDTTAFIHCKYMIVDDVVATIGSTNFDIRSFYLNHELSMFIYGPSRTIDELNDHFAEDLAHAKRVKKEEWQRRSGWTKVKEKISGLFVPIL, encoded by the coding sequence ATGATAAAGAATAAATTGCAACAATACAAAATATTATTGATTTTATTGATTTTTGTAGCGGTTTCACTGATTGTTTTTTTGAATCAAATCATTTATGCGTGGTTGATCGTGGAGATTTATGCGTTTCTTCTTTGTGGGTACTTAGTGATTTTTGATCAAAGAGAAGCAACATCTAAGATTGCTTGGATTTTAGCCTTATTATTTCTGCCGATCGTTGGGATCATCTTGTATTATTTGATTGGTCGTGAGCCTCGTTTACGGAAGTTGCCGAAACAGCAAGTAGCGAATGAGCGAAACGTACAACAAACTGTTTCAAAGATCCTTCAGGAACATTCAGAGATCATCCATGCCAAGCACGATCTGTCTAACGAGATTTTCCATCTTTCAGAAAAGTATCCAACGAAAGACAATCAACTGACATTGTTAAAAGAAGGAGCGGAAGCCTTTACAGCATTGTTGCAAGATATCAAGCAGGCAACGCATCATGTTCATCTTTTTTACTATATTGTAAAAGGAGATGAAACCGGCGAAGAACTGACGGCTGTCTTGATCGAAAAAGCACGACAGGGAATCGAAGTCCGTTTTATGTATGACAGTGTTGGATCGATTGCTTTTCCGAATCGGTTATTAGATGCGCTGCGAGAAAATGGTGTGGAAGTACGGACTTATGATCTTTTGAATTCACCGTGGTTGAGTAACAAAGCCAATTGGCGAAACCATCGAAAAATCGTTGTGATCGATGGCAAAATCGCACATACTGGCGGTATGAATATCGGAAATGAGTATAGTGGTCGCGGTAATAAGTTCTCTTATTGGCGAGATACGAATGTTCGGATCGAAGGGCCTTCTGTATTAGAGGTACAAGAATGTTTCGTTTATGATTGGTTGTTCCTTGATGAAGGAACGGAAACGATCGGTCATTTTATCAAACATCAAGCTGCGTATTTTCCATTAAAGACGGATACACCCAAAGGCTCGGAAATCGTACAGGTCATTTATGGCGGTCCTTATGATCAAGAACGAATCATCAAAGATTCTTTTAATGACTTGATTGGTAAAGCAGTCGATTCGATCAAAATCGCTATGCCTTATTTTATCCCGGATGAAGAAACATTGGGCGCACTTAGACGAGCAGCACGTTGTGGGATCAAGGTACAATTGGTCATACCGGGAAAAGGGGATCGTGGCATTTCATTCCATGGGACGAACTCGTTTATTGATGACTTATTATCGGCGGGGGTCGAAGTGTTTATTTATGATACGACCGCATTTATCCATTGTAAATATATGATCGTCGATGATGTAGTGGCAACAATTGGCTCGACTAATTTTGATATTCGCAGTTTTTATCTCAATCATGAGTTATCGATGTTCATTTATGGACCATCAAGAACAATCGATGAATTGAATGATCATTTTGCGGAAGATTTAGCCCATGCGAAAAGAGTCAAAAAAGAAGAATGGCAACGGCGAAGTGGATGGACGAAAGTCAAAGAGAAAATCAGTGGTTTATTTGTCCCGATTCTTTGA
- a CDS encoding phytoene desaturase family protein — protein MENKQKSVIILGGGLGGLSAAVSLAQAGFKVTLYEKNDHLGGKLNRLEANGFGFDLGPSILTMPQIFEKLFIASGKQMADYIPIERLDLQWRSFFPDHTSIDLYSDLTKMAQENPMLSATDMAEYQAFLDYAKEIYDYTEVGYFDKGLDSTMEILKEHGVIKALKGFDYFSSMHDGIAKRVSHPKMQEILGYFSKYVGSSPYDAPAVLNMMIYMQHAQGIWYVPGGMHKIAEGIVKLGKEIGVTFHTGVYVEKLNIENDQIRSARLADGTVIEADYFVSNMEVIPAYEQLLDEKPAFTEKLEKKFEPASSGFVLHLGVNKEYPQLAHHNFFFSNAEKENFDQNFHQHQLPEDPTIYLVNVNKTDPSQTIEGHENIKILPHIPYLQDQPFTEAEYDAFRERILIKLETMGLTDLRKHIVYENRWTPEDIQKNYLSHRGAIYGTVSDRKKNHGFKHGKHSERYDNLYFVGGTVNPGAGMPMVTLSGQQVSDKIVQREANG, from the coding sequence ATGGAAAACAAACAAAAATCAGTCATTATTCTTGGTGGAGGCCTTGGGGGCTTATCTGCAGCAGTGTCTTTGGCACAAGCAGGATTCAAGGTTACTTTATATGAAAAGAATGATCATCTAGGCGGTAAATTAAACCGTTTAGAAGCGAATGGATTTGGGTTCGATCTAGGGCCATCGATTTTGACGATGCCTCAAATCTTTGAAAAGTTGTTTATTGCAAGTGGCAAACAGATGGCAGATTACATTCCGATTGAACGGTTGGATTTGCAGTGGCGCTCTTTTTTTCCTGACCATACATCGATTGATTTATACAGCGATCTAACGAAAATGGCGCAAGAAAATCCAATGTTGTCTGCAACCGATATGGCAGAGTATCAAGCATTTTTAGACTACGCAAAAGAAATCTACGATTATACAGAAGTCGGTTATTTTGACAAAGGGCTTGATTCAACGATGGAGATTTTAAAAGAACATGGTGTGATCAAAGCGTTGAAAGGATTTGATTATTTTTCTTCGATGCATGATGGAATCGCAAAACGAGTGAGTCATCCTAAAATGCAAGAGATACTTGGTTATTTCAGTAAGTACGTTGGTTCGTCTCCTTATGATGCACCAGCGGTTTTGAATATGATGATCTATATGCAACATGCGCAAGGGATTTGGTATGTGCCAGGTGGGATGCACAAGATTGCGGAAGGGATCGTGAAACTTGGGAAAGAGATCGGTGTGACGTTCCATACCGGCGTTTATGTTGAAAAATTAAATATAGAGAATGATCAGATCCGTTCTGCGCGATTGGCAGATGGCACGGTGATCGAAGCAGACTATTTTGTTTCGAATATGGAAGTCATCCCGGCTTATGAACAGTTATTAGATGAAAAACCAGCGTTTACTGAGAAGTTAGAAAAGAAATTTGAACCAGCAAGTTCAGGGTTTGTCTTGCATTTAGGTGTTAATAAAGAATATCCGCAATTAGCACATCATAATTTTTTCTTTTCAAATGCGGAGAAAGAAAATTTTGATCAAAACTTCCATCAGCACCAGTTGCCAGAAGACCCAACGATCTATTTGGTCAATGTGAATAAGACTGATCCTTCCCAAACGATTGAAGGACATGAGAATATCAAGATTTTACCTCATATCCCTTATCTACAAGATCAACCATTTACAGAAGCAGAATATGATGCTTTTCGTGAACGTATTTTGATCAAATTGGAAACGATGGGGCTAACGGATTTGAGAAAACATATTGTCTATGAAAATCGTTGGACCCCAGAAGATATCCAAAAAAATTATTTATCACATCGGGGAGCAATCTACGGTACTGTCTCAGATCGCAAAAAAAATCATGGGTTCAAACATGGGAAACATAGTGAGCGCTATGACAATTTATACTTTGTCGGTGGAACGGTCAATCCTGGAGCTGGTATGCCAATGGTTACTTTGAGTGGGCAACAAGTAAGTGATAAGATCGTGCAAAGAGAAGCGAATGGATAG
- a CDS encoding glycosyltransferase, with amino-acid sequence MLLIMIVLFVAWLAGWCIFYRLPFLAKTAPTTRHATSVSIIIPVRNEVNTIPKLIRSIQKQTIQPQEIIVVDDASTDGTAEIAKRLGAVVFSNDREQHGKAAACWLGATHAKSETFLFLDADTFFQTENSLERLLAEYEKRGKRGLMSLQPFHQTVRFYEQFSFIFNVIILVGLNTFSVFGEKVKAAGAFGPCILCSRIDYFQVDGHNDMPSGILDDMALAKRFLKKDLPIHLYGGKELIAFRMYPEGFKQLIQGWTKDFATASKATNPFILFGTILWIAGGVGSVLAFRTDQWHFALVIYCLYVCQCIIFAKRVGNFTPAFLLFFPIFFLFFLFLFLWSLIQTYLLKSVTWKGRKIKF; translated from the coding sequence TTGTTACTGATCATGATCGTCCTTTTCGTCGCTTGGCTTGCAGGTTGGTGTATCTTTTATCGATTGCCATTTCTCGCGAAAACAGCACCAACGACTCGCCATGCAACAAGTGTTTCAATCATTATTCCTGTACGTAATGAGGTTAACACGATTCCAAAATTGATTCGATCAATCCAGAAGCAGACGATCCAACCACAAGAGATCATCGTAGTAGATGATGCTTCCACTGACGGTACAGCTGAAATCGCCAAACGCTTAGGGGCAGTAGTTTTTTCAAATGATCGTGAACAGCATGGAAAGGCGGCTGCCTGTTGGTTAGGTGCAACGCATGCTAAAAGTGAGACTTTCTTATTTTTAGATGCGGACACATTCTTCCAAACCGAGAATAGCTTGGAAAGATTATTGGCTGAATACGAAAAAAGAGGAAAGCGTGGACTAATGTCGCTACAACCTTTTCATCAGACCGTTCGCTTTTATGAACAGTTTTCTTTTATTTTTAATGTGATCATTCTAGTAGGATTGAATACTTTTTCTGTGTTTGGGGAAAAAGTAAAAGCAGCGGGGGCATTCGGTCCGTGTATCTTGTGTTCAAGAATAGATTATTTTCAGGTGGATGGGCATAATGATATGCCTAGTGGGATTTTAGATGACATGGCTTTAGCTAAGCGCTTCCTAAAGAAAGATCTTCCCATCCATTTATACGGCGGAAAAGAGTTGATTGCTTTTCGCATGTATCCAGAAGGGTTCAAGCAACTGATCCAAGGGTGGACAAAGGATTTTGCAACAGCTTCAAAAGCCACCAATCCCTTTATTTTGTTCGGGACCATATTATGGATAGCTGGTGGAGTTGGCTCTGTATTGGCTTTTCGTACGGATCAATGGCATTTTGCGCTAGTCATCTACTGTCTGTATGTATGCCAATGCATCATCTTTGCCAAACGTGTGGGGAATTTCACCCCTGCTTTCTTGTTGTTTTTCCCGATCTTTTTTCTCTTTTTCCTTTTCTTGTTTTTATGGTCGTTGATCCAAACGTATCTTTTGAAATCAGTGACTTGGAAAGGAAGAAAAATCAAATTTTAG
- a CDS encoding glycosyl-4,4'-diaponeurosporenoate acyltransferase: protein MPLIYFTPFRLILVDILAWLVIHLGISYLLRQVDDGFFERNKRWFRPFSFEKSGDFWQKKFRIKAWKDRLPDGTVIAKNGFDKSKLANNNIESLKQFVIETQRAELTHWFLIPPAFLFFLWNPAWAGWVMVIYALVVNLPFIMIQRYNRPRLERVLKKIKN, encoded by the coding sequence ATGCCGCTGATTTACTTTACTCCTTTCCGCCTGATTCTCGTTGATATCTTGGCGTGGTTGGTTATCCATTTAGGGATCTCTTACTTACTTCGTCAGGTAGACGATGGCTTTTTTGAAAGAAATAAGCGATGGTTCCGCCCTTTTTCATTTGAGAAAAGCGGTGACTTCTGGCAAAAAAAATTTCGAATAAAAGCGTGGAAAGACCGCTTACCTGATGGGACCGTCATTGCTAAAAATGGTTTTGACAAGTCAAAACTAGCGAACAATAATATTGAATCTCTGAAACAATTTGTGATTGAGACACAACGAGCAGAATTGACTCATTGGTTTTTGATTCCACCTGCTTTTCTCTTTTTTCTATGGAATCCTGCATGGGCAGGATGGGTAATGGTGATTTATGCGCTTGTTGTTAATCTTCCATTTATCATGATCCAACGATATAATCGACCACGGTTAGAACGAGTCCTAAAAAAAATCAAAAACTGA